The genomic segment TTGTTCCAGGAGCAATTCCACGTCTACTGTCGGTACAAAAACTACCTGACGGAAACGGTTCGCTTTCATCCGTTGCTGGGAAATGCGGAGCTGTTCGCGAGTCAAATGCGACTGGATCTGGTGAGGATGGTAACAGCGGTCGATTTGCGCCCCACACTTGCCTACATTCGTGCCCACTATACGCAAAACGTCGGACGAAATATGAGGAAGGCCGCGGCAAACGACGTCCGGGTTACGTTGGGCGGAACCGATTGGCTTCCTTCTTTTATCCAGCTGCATCGGGAGACGATGGACCGCAATCAAGCCGCGGCGCACTACTACTATGCACCGGAATTTTTTGGGGGACTCATGAAAAAAACAGTGTTGTGCAAGCCGCGGCTCCTGCTTGCCATGCATGAGGATCGGCCGGTGGCGGGCGTGCTTTTGCTCAGTGGAAATCAATTCGCCCATTATCGGCTAGGGGCATCCCATACGGAAGACATGGCGCTTGGCGTCAATCACCTCCTCTTCGACGCCATGATCCAACAGGCAAAGCTGGATGGAGCACAGCTGCTTCTTCTCGGAGGAGGAAATCTGGATGGAGATGGCTTGTTCCGTTTCAAGTCCTCGTTTGCAAATGGCAATCATTTTCCTTACTGGATGGGCAAGAAAGTTCACGATGAGGAAGTGTATTTGGCTTTGTGCCAAAAATTACAGGTCGATCAGGCTGGCGAGTTTTTTCCTGCCTATCGCAATGGGGGGGCGTCGAATTGAGTGCGCAGCAGCGGATCTTTTTATCACCACCACATATGGGAGAGGATGAGCGGGACTTGGTGGCAAACGCCTTTGCCTCCAATTGGATCGCACCGTTGGGGGAACACGTCGATGCTTTTGAGCGAGAGATTGCCCAGTATGTGGGCGTAAAAGCTGCCTTGGCTGTATCCTCTGGTACGGCTGCGATCCATCTCGGGCTGAAGCTAGCAGGTGTTGCTCCGGGTGATACGGTGTTCTGTTCCAGCCTCACCTTCGTCGCCAGTGCCAATCCGATTCTGTACCAGGGAGCAACTCCGGTATTTATTGATTCCGAGGAAGAGTCTTGGAATATGTCGCCGCAGGCATTAGAGCGAGCCCTGCGGGAAGCGGCAGCAGCGGACAAGTTGCCCAAGGCGGTCGTCATCGTTAATTTATATGGGCAGAGCGCAGATATGGGGCCATTGATAGCGCTTTGTGAGCAGTATGGGGTGCGAGTGGTTGAAGATGCAGCAGAATCGTTAGGGGCTGTATACAAGGGGAGAATGAGCGGTGCCTTTGGTCATGTTGGGACCTTTTCATTTAATGGCAATAAAATCATGACGACCTCAGGTGGTGGAATGCTTGTCTCCGATGACGTGGAGGCGATCGAAAAGGCGCGCTTCTGGTCGACGCAGGCGAAGGAGCCAGCCAGGCATTACCAGCATGAAGAGCTGGGCTACAACTATCGGTTGAGCAACGTACTGGCGGCAATTGGCCGGGGGCAGCTGCGCGTCTTGGAGGAGCGAATCGAGGCAAGGCGAGGGATTTACAAGCGTTATGAACAAGCCCTCGGACAATTGCCTGGTATTTCGTTCATGCCAGAGCCGAAAACAGGGCGATCCACGCGATGGCTGACGGTGATGACACTGAATCCAGCGGACACTACACTCTCTGCTGCACAACTGATTGATGCGCTGGGCAAAGAAAATATCGAAGCCCGTCCCGTGTGGAAGCCGATGCATCTGCAACCGTTGTTCGCGCAGTGCCAATACTATCCGCACCAACCTGATGAGAGTATCTCAGATCGGCTATTTGCCCAAGGTGTTTGCTTGCCGTCCGGTTCCAGCTTGACCGCTGAACAGCAGGAGCGAGTCATCGGTGTTATTACGAACTGCCTCCTGAACCAGAAACAGGGGGTGCGCCATGTATAGTTATGAACAGTTAGAAAAATGGCGCAGTCTATGCTCTTCTTCTTTTTACGTGTTGGACACAGTGAAGCTCTCCGAGAACTATCGTCGTTTTCAACGGGCTTTTACTCGACGTTATGAGCATGTAGTCGTCGCGTATTCGTATAAGACCAATTATTTGCCGTTTTTATGCCAAAAGCTGCATCAGTTAGGGGCGCATGCAGAAGTCGTTTCTCGACTGGAGTACGAATTGGCACGGAAGCTCGGTGTTGATCCTGCGTCCATCATTTTTAACGGCCCGCTTAAAACGGAAGCGGACATTCACCTGGCCTTGGAGCAGGGGAGCCTGATCAATCTGGATTCTTTCTCGGAAATACCTTGGGTGGTGACCTATGCCAAGGAGTATCCCGAGCAGACGTTTCGGATTGGGCTGCGGATTAATGTGGATTTGGCCAGGGGTGGAGTGAGTCCTCTGCAAAATGGGTACGAGGTCAGCCGATTTGGCTTTTGCGTCGAAAACGGCAATTTGGAAAAAGCCCTGAGCCTGTTGGCTGTCGCCCCAAATGTGCATGTAGTCGGGTTGCATGGACACTTTTCCACCAATCGCAGTGTGGGTGTATATCGCCAAATTACGCGCCATCTATGCCGTTTAGGGAAGCAGCTTCTGGGCGAGCGGCTTGCTTTTATCGATATTGGAGGCGGATTCTATGGCGAGCTCCCAACCTCGTTCGGGATGACGGCTGCACCAACCTTTGAGGAGTACGCCGAAGCGATTACGTCTGTTGTGAAGGAGGAGCTGGCAGAGCTGGATTATGCACCGCTGCTGATTCTGGAGCCAGGTATTTCACTCGTGGCAGATGCCCTTGATTTCGTTTGCCAAGTCATCGATGTAAAAGAAAACAGAGGAGAGCGGTTTGTTCTCGTAGATGGAAGCATTCACAATGTCAAGCCAACGATGCACGCGCACTCTTTGCCAGCCCGACATGTGTGCAACCGCAAGCCCGTTCCTGAAGCGAGCTATCATGTCGTCGGGTATACGTGCATGGAAAAAGATTATTTGCTTCAAGGCTACACGGGGCCACTGCCTGATATCGGGGATTATTTTGTCTTTGGACACGTGGGAGCGTATACGCTCGTCTTTAATCCACCATTTATTCGGGAGAGGCCGCCGGTTCTCGCCATCGACGGAAATGAAGCGATCATTGTCAGAGGAAAAGAGACTCTCCAACAATTCATTCCCGATTCCGTTTATCGTTTTCACGTTGACAAGCAGGGGGTCGTGAACTGAATGAACGTACTTGTGACCAGTGTAGGCAGACGAGTCAAGCTGCTCCACTATTTTGTGCGCGAATGGGGTGACACTGGCAAAATCATAGCCGTCGACTGCGATCCGACGGCCCCGGCCCTGTGCGCTGCCCATCATCACGAGCAGGTGCCGCGTATCGATGATCCTGGGTATCTCGATGCCCTGCTGCGCATTTGCCAACGGTACGAGATTAAGGCAATCCTTTCTTTAATAGACCCTGAGCTGACTTTGTTGGCTGCGCATGCAGATCGTTTCTACATGCAGGGCATCGAGGTGATCGTGTCCAGTCGAGATATAATCGAGATGTGCTTGGATAAGATGGCAACGCATGATTTTTTGTCCGCGTACCAGTTTCCCGCCATTCCCACTTTTACAAAAATGGACGAGGTACAAGTAGCGCTTTTGGCAGGGCAGATTACGTATCCATTGATCGTCAAGCCGCGGTATGGAAGTGCGAGTTTAGGCATCACACGTGTGGAGAATGAGCAAGAATGGTCCGTGCTCATGGAAAAAACGGAAGATGTCGTCATTCAACCGT from the Brevibacillus brevis genome contains:
- a CDS encoding type III PLP-dependent enzyme domain-containing protein — its product is MYSYEQLEKWRSLCSSSFYVLDTVKLSENYRRFQRAFTRRYEHVVVAYSYKTNYLPFLCQKLHQLGAHAEVVSRLEYELARKLGVDPASIIFNGPLKTEADIHLALEQGSLINLDSFSEIPWVVTYAKEYPEQTFRIGLRINVDLARGGVSPLQNGYEVSRFGFCVENGNLEKALSLLAVAPNVHVVGLHGHFSTNRSVGVYRQITRHLCRLGKQLLGERLAFIDIGGGFYGELPTSFGMTAAPTFEEYAEAITSVVKEELAELDYAPLLILEPGISLVADALDFVCQVIDVKENRGERFVLVDGSIHNVKPTMHAHSLPARHVCNRKPVPEASYHVVGYTCMEKDYLLQGYTGPLPDIGDYFVFGHVGAYTLVFNPPFIRERPPVLAIDGNEAIIVRGKETLQQFIPDSVYRFHVDKQGVVN
- a CDS encoding ATP-grasp domain-containing protein; this encodes MNVLVTSVGRRVKLLHYFVREWGDTGKIIAVDCDPTAPALCAAHHHEQVPRIDDPGYLDALLRICQRYEIKAILSLIDPELTLLAAHADRFYMQGIEVIVSSRDIIEMCLDKMATHDFLSAYQFPAIPTFTKMDEVQVALLAGQITYPLIVKPRYGSASLGITRVENEQEWSVLMEKTEDVVIQPFLQAEEYGVDAYVDLISGELVTLFARKKLRMRAGETDRSLAVKDPRLLSLAKELIRVLEPRGPIDIDCFLVGDQYVVSEINPRFGGGYPHAHECGVNIVRALLQNVKGLMNVPKVGEYKEGSIMMKYDEVMLLE
- a CDS encoding GNAT family N-acetyltransferase, with the translated sequence MSLIVLSEQDDWTEYLRRFLHLDVSYTKEYVQLYAKMEQGTPEAVFFKSGENEVFYPYLVRRLDGVVPGYADLVSIGYGGPFVVGGQTAARLFQEQFHVYCRYKNYLTETVRFHPLLGNAELFASQMRLDLVRMVTAVDLRPTLAYIRAHYTQNVGRNMRKAAANDVRVTLGGTDWLPSFIQLHRETMDRNQAAAHYYYAPEFFGGLMKKTVLCKPRLLLAMHEDRPVAGVLLLSGNQFAHYRLGASHTEDMALGVNHLLFDAMIQQAKLDGAQLLLLGGGNLDGDGLFRFKSSFANGNHFPYWMGKKVHDEEVYLALCQKLQVDQAGEFFPAYRNGGASN
- a CDS encoding DegT/DnrJ/EryC1/StrS family aminotransferase, encoding MSAQQRIFLSPPHMGEDERDLVANAFASNWIAPLGEHVDAFEREIAQYVGVKAALAVSSGTAAIHLGLKLAGVAPGDTVFCSSLTFVASANPILYQGATPVFIDSEEESWNMSPQALERALREAAAADKLPKAVVIVNLYGQSADMGPLIALCEQYGVRVVEDAAESLGAVYKGRMSGAFGHVGTFSFNGNKIMTTSGGGMLVSDDVEAIEKARFWSTQAKEPARHYQHEELGYNYRLSNVLAAIGRGQLRVLEERIEARRGIYKRYEQALGQLPGISFMPEPKTGRSTRWLTVMTLNPADTTLSAAQLIDALGKENIEARPVWKPMHLQPLFAQCQYYPHQPDESISDRLFAQGVCLPSGSSLTAEQQERVIGVITNCLLNQKQGVRHV